One segment of Anastrepha obliqua isolate idAnaObli1 chromosome 3, idAnaObli1_1.0, whole genome shotgun sequence DNA contains the following:
- the LOC129241136 gene encoding ribosome quality control complex subunit NEMF homolog — protein MKTRFNTYDIVCGVTELQGLVGQRVNQIYDIDNKTYLIRFQGGETKTVLLIESGIRFHTTVFEWPKNMAPSGFSMKLRKHLKNKRLEKLEQLGVDRIIDLQFGTGEAAYHVIVELYDRGNIILTDHELTILYILRPHYEGEEIRFAVREKYPLNRAKEQAGELTEKHIRDLIDTAKDGDNLRRLLMPNVDFGPAVIDHVLHKYQLYNCVIEKKVDPGSADIENQQGEVGVGKKSRKQRKKESNSISMRKFDVDSDITSLMRAIHEASEIFKQGCSSTSKGYIIQKREEKPSAEGDESKEDFYQNIEYHPFLFSQFENQPVSEFDTFMLAVDEFYSTMEGQKIDLKTLQQERDALKKLSNVKKDHAKRLENLTKSQEVDKQKAELITCNQVLVDHAISAVQSLIATQMSWSDIDKEVKEAQADDDPVASAIKQLKLEINHISLRLSDPYKNFKKESDDSETDNDDSDTLPTLIVDVDLALSAWANARKYYDLKRYAAKKEQKTIDASQKALKSAERKTQQTLKEVRIISTISKARKVYWFEKFYWFISSENYLVIGGRDAQQNELIVKRYMRQSDIYVHAEIQGASSVVIRNPSGGEIPPKTLLEAGTMAISYSVAWDAKVVTNAYWVRSDQVTKTAPSGEYLGTGSFMIRGKKNFLPSCHLIMGLSLLFKLEDSFVERHRGERKLRTFEEEQQDLEGQEDRMKQLELNDDVEIDLEDDDPHEEDFDAIDNSKQQLRKKQLKKVDEDDEDREDVDHPENPSIFPDTQVKIEHDTGRVTIRADSIVDSSASVLVETKGKVDVEEEEEATIIPAAPARKKQQQNAKKRKEEKERKTQQELKKQQQNAAEKEAKNGSHMKRGHHGKLKKMKTKYKDQDDEERELRMLILKSAGKDKINVADKKSEEEANIQNIYKEKRNNERKEEPLHLGADMDDGDDMPSGADVAMLDLLTGQPLEGDELLFVIPVVAPYQALQNYKFRVKLTPGTGKRGRAAKTALTMFSKDKSCGPRERDLLKSIKEEALARNIPGKVKLSAPQLQKLKK, from the exons ATGAAAACACGCTTTAACACTTATGACATCGTTTGTGGTGTCACAGAGTTGCAAGG TTTGGTGGGGCAGCGTGTAAATCAAATCTATGACATCGACAACAAAACTTACTTAATTCGATTTCAAGGAGGGGAAACCAAAACAGTGCTTTTAATTGAGTCTGGCATTCGTTTCCATACAACTGTTTTCGAATGGCCAAAAAATATGGCGCCTTCGGGCTTTAGTATGAAGCTAAGGAAACATCTCAAGAACAAGCGTCTGGAAAAGCTAGAGCAACTTGGTGTGGATCGTATAATTGATTTGCAATTCGGTACTGGCGAAGCGGCATATCATGTTATCGTCGAACTATACGATCGAGGTAACATTATACTCACTGACCACGAGCTCACAATTTTGTACATATTGCGGCCCCACTATGAAGGCGAAGAAATTCGGTTTGCTGTGCGTGAAAAATATCCGTTGAATCGTGCAAAAGAACAGGCTGGTGAGCTAACCGAAAAACATATTCGTGACTTGATTGATACCGCAAAAGACGGTGACAATTTGCGGCGCTTGCTAATGCCAAATGTGGACTTTGGTCCGGCTGTGATCGATCATGTGCTACATAAATACCAACTATATAATTGTGTGATTGAGAAGAAAGTAGATCCTGGTTCCGCTGATATTGAAAATCAACAAGGCGAGGTGGGCGTGGGTAAAAAATCAAGGaagcaaagaaaaaaggaaagcaATTCAATAAGTATGCGGAAGTTCGATGTTGATTCTGATATAACTTCACTTATGCGAGCCATACAT gAAGCTAGTGAGATTTTTAAACAAGGGTGCTCTTCTACTTCGAAGGGTTATATTATTCAAAAACGCGAAGAAAAACCCTCAGCTGAAGGCGATGAATCGAAAGAAGATTTCTATCAAAACATTGAGTATCATCCGTTCTTGTTTTCGCAGTTTGAAAACCAGCCGGTATCTGAATTTGACACATTTATGTTAGCAGTGGATGAATTTTATTCCACAATGGAGGGTCAGAAAATTGATCTGAAAACCTTACAACAAGAGCGCGatgccttaaaaaaattgtcaaacgtAAAGAAAGATCATGCTAAACGCCTGGAAAATCTAACAAAATCACAGGAAGTTGATAAACAAAAGGCCGAATTAATTACATGTAATCAAGTGTTAGTTGACCATGCAATTTCAGCTGTTCAATCGCTTATTGCAACTCAAATGTCTTGGTCAGATATAGATAAGGAGGTTAAAGAAGCCCAGGCTGATGATGACCCAGTCGCAAGTGcgattaaacaattaaaattggaAATTAATCATATTTCCTTGCGATTATCAGATCCatataaaaacttcaaaaaagaaTCTGATGATTCCGAAACAGACAACGACGACTCTGATACTTTGCCAACCCTAATTGTAGATGTAGATTTGGCACTGTCCGCTTGGGCTAATGCTAGAAAGTATTACGACTTAAAGCGCTACGCAGCTAAGAAAGAACAGAAAACTATCGATGCTTCGCAAAAGGCTTTAAAATCAGCTGAACGAAAGACTCAACAAACATTGAAAGAAGTTCGCATAATATCGACAATTTCAAAAGCTCGAAAAGTATATTGGTTTGAAAAGTTCTATTGGTTTATTAGTTCTGAAAATTATTTAGTCATTGGTGGTAGAGACGCGCAGCAAAATGAATTGATCGTTAAACG CTATATGCGACAGTCAGATATCTACGTACACGCTGAAATTCAGGGTGCCTCAAGTGTTGTTATACGAAACCCATCTGGAGGAGAGATACCTCCAAAAACGCTGCTAGAAGCTGGCACCATGGCTATATCTTATAGCGTGGCATGGGATGCTAAAGTTGTAACGAATGCATATTGGGTGCGTAGTGATCAAGTCACGAAAACTGCCCCTTCTGGTGAATATCTGGGAACGGGTAGCTTCATGATACGCggcaagaaaaattttttacccTCGTGTCATTTAATAATGGGTCTAAGTCTATTATTTAAGTTGGAAGATAGTTTTGTGGAACGGCATCGGGGCGAGCGAAAGCTGCGCACATTCGAGGAAGAACAACAGGACTTGGAAGGACAAGAAGATCGTATGAAGCAATTGGAATTAAATGACGATGTAGAAATAGACTTAGAAGATGATGACCCACATGAAGAAGATTTCGATGCGATAGACAATTCCAAACAGCAGTTGAGGaaaaaacaactgaaaaaaGTAGATGAAGACGATGAAGATAGAGAAGATGTAGATCATCCAGAAAATCCATCCATTTTCCCAGATACTCAAGTAAAAATTGAACACGATACAGGCCGCGTTACCATACGAGCCGACTCAATTGTAGATTCTTCTGCTAGCGTTCTCGTGGAGACAAAAGGCAAAGTCGATGtagaggaggaggaagaggCAACAATAATACCTGCTGCACCAGCTCGtaaaaagcaacagcaaaatgcaaaaaaacgtaaagagGAAAAGGAACGAAAAACGCAACAGGAATtgaaaaagcagcaacaaaatgcTGCTGAAAAAGAAGCGAAGAATGGTTCACATATGAAACGGGGACACCATGGTAAGCTAAAAAAGATGAAAACCAAGTACAAGGATCAGGATGATGAGGAACGCGAACTACGCATGTTGATACTGAAGTCGGCGGGCAAAGATAAGATAAATGTAGCTGACAAAAAAAGTGAGGAGGAAGCAAACATACAAAACATATACAAGGAAAAGCGAAACAATGAGCGCAAAGAGGAACCGCTTCACCTTGGAGCTGATATGGACGACGGTGATGATATGCCTTCTGGTGCCGATGTGGCCATGTTGGATTTACTTACTGGCCAGCCGCTTGAAGGCGATGAATTGTTATTCGTTATACCCGTCGTTGCACCTTACCAAGCATTGCAAAATTACAA GTTTCGTGTTAAGTTGACACCAGGCACTGGCAAACGTGGACGCGCAGCTAAAACAGCCCTAACCATGTTTTCCAAGGACAAAAGTTGTGGGCCGCGGGAGAGGGATTTGCTTAAGAGCATCAAAGAAGAAGCATTGGCTAGAAACATACCAGGAAAGGTGAAATTATCGGCACCGCAGTTGCAAAAGCTCAAGAAGTAA
- the LOC129241229 gene encoding TBC1 domain family member 13, translating to MSMFKARVREFEDALERNEIDLNSLRNLCFHGIPDVGSFRAVCWKFLLGYLGPKRCTWTETLKKKRALYRQFIEELVLPPGLNCDNNKDNTSSGLSDHPLSEGPESAWNTFFQDNEFLLQIDKDVRRLCPDISFFQQATEYPCDIVVHSRGERRLHQRVVPTMLSSANVERKGLGMTKINLITKRSNENYIAMEEGQEAHWEVVQRILFLYAKLNPGQGYVQGMNEIVGPIYYIMASDPDLEYRKYAEADCFFCFTALMSEIRDFFIKTLDDSEGGIKFMMAKLANMLKEKDPEVYDRLKEQELHPQYYSFRWITLLLSQEFPLPDVVRIWDSVFADEHRFQFLIKICCAMILIQRELILQNDFASNVKLLQNYPPIDINVVLSHAVSLQG from the exons ATGTCGATGTTTAAAGCACG tGTTAGGGAATTTGAGGATGCGCTGGAAAGGAATGAAATCGACCTGAATTCACTTCGAAATCTTTGTTTTCATg GTATCCCTGACGTTGGTAGTTTCAGAGCAGTATGCTGGAAATTCCTACTAGGTTATTTGGGACCCAAGCGATGTACCTGGACTGAAACTCTCAAAAAGAAGCGAGCTCTGTATCGGCAATTTATAGAAGAACTGGTTCTTCCACCGGGTCTAAATTGCGATAATAATAAAGATAATACGAGTTCTGGACTTAGTGATCACCCACTCAGTGAAGGACCGGAAAGCGCTTGGAATACATTCTTTCAAGACAAtgaatttttactgcaaattgaCAAAGACGTTCGACGCTTATGTCCAGACATATCGTTCTTTCAACAAGCAACTGAATACCCTTGCGATATAGTGGTTCATAGCAGGGGAGAACGAAGATTGCATCAGCGCGTAGTTCCCACTATGTTGAGCTCGGCAAATGTAGAACGCAAGGGTTTGGGAATGACAAAG ATAAATCTCATAACGAAGCGTTCCAATGAAAATTACATTGCAATGGAAGAAGGTCAAGAGGCACATTGGGAAGTGGTGCAGCGCATACTCTTCCTTTATGCTAAACTGAATCCCGGTCAAGGCTATGTTCAAGGCATGAATGAGATTGTAGGGCCAATCTATTATATTATGGCCTCTGACCCAGATCTTGAATATAGAA AATATGCTGAGGCAGACTGTTTTTTCTGCTTTACCGCATTAATGAGTGAAATTCGGGACTTTTTCATTAAAACACTGGATGATTCCGAAGGAGGCATTAAATTTATGATggcaaaattggcaaatatgttaaaagaaaaagatCCTGAAGTGTATGACAGATTAAAAGAGCAGGAACTACATCCTCAGTACTATAGTTTTag ATGGATAACACTACTGCTGTCACAAGAATTCCCATTGCCCGATGTCGTTCGGATATGGGACTCTGTTTTTGCTGATGAGCACCGATTCCAGTTCTTGATAAAAATATGTTGTGCAATGATTTT AATTCAACGAGAACTCATACTTCAAAACGATTTTGCATCAAACGTTAAACTGTTGCAAAATTATCCGCCAATTGATATTAACGTAGTGCTTTCACATGCTGTGTCGCTGCAAGGATAA
- the LOC129241228 gene encoding cytosol aminopeptidase: MFGLLRSSSFGNIVKTVCRILPQYRTYVSPALNQMLQLQQTEICADPPSRGLVLGVYADEEDKTDSGILTPAAWRYNVQKTAGRLLEVLRISGPMPKRGETRILFSVEPEKIPYYSAVAVVGLGKECLGYNSYEVIDEQKEAIRRSVARACMELAYLDTDRIEVENCGHAESAAEGAALGVWAYQELKDTKRRIAVPSIDLYTHKDEICDIEGWRIGLQKAAAQNLARQLQEMPSNLLTPTAFAQTVVEVLCKSGVNVEVKVEGWAESQSMHAFLSVGKASCEPPIFLELSYYGTSAEDRPIVLVGQGITYDCGGLCLKKLQEMVHMRGDMTGAAVVVAACRAIAGLRLPVNIRGLIPLCENVIGCNSFRPGDCTKSMNGKYIEIQGTDHEDVLVLADALLYAQNFCPKFIVDIGTTSGQMRQALDEAACGIFTNSEILWQQIKHASMHTGDRVWRLPLWNYYSKLVTHSDATDVQNYGIGRGGRPCKAAAFLREFVPCGQWMHIDATNVMVTNGKAFEYIRKGMAGRPTRTLIEFIAQTICKDTAPKLNPKK; encoded by the exons ATGTTTGGTCTTTTGCGCTCCAGTTCGTTCGGCAATATTGTAAAAACGGTTTGTCGTATCCTGCCTCAGTACCGCACATACGTCTCGCCGGCGCTAAACCAAATGTTGCAGCTGCAACAAACGGAGATATGTGCAGATCCTCCATCTCGCGGGCTAGTGCTGGGTGTATACGCCGACGAAGAAGACAAAACAGATTCGGGTATTTTGACCCCGGCTGCGTGGCGTTACAATGTTCAAAAGACGGCTGGACGTTTGTTGGAAGTGTTGCGTATATCGGGACCTATGCCGAAACGAGGCGAAACGCGCATTTTATTTTCGGTCGAGCCTGAAAAAATTCCCTACTACTCGGCTGTGGCTGTTGTGGGTTTAGGTAAGGAATGCTTAGGATATAATTCTTATGAAGTGATCGACGAGCAAAAGGAGGCGATACGAAGATCAGTTGCAAGAGCGTGCATGGAGTTGGCTTATCTTGACACCGACCGTATTGAGGTCGAGAATTGTGGTCACGCTGAATCAGCAGCAGAAGGTGCTGCACTGGGCGTATGGGCATATCAAGAGCTGAAGGACACCAAGCGTCGCATTGCCGTTCCCTCTATTGATTTGTATACACACAAGGACGAGATATGTGATATTGAAGGTTGGCGTATTGGGTTGCAAAAGGCCGCAGCTCAAAATCTGGCACGCCAATTACAGGAAATGCCTTCTAATTTGCTCACTCCCACCGCATTTGCACAAACCGTCGTCGAAGTTCTATGTAAGTCGGGAGTGAATGTGGAGGTGAAGGTCGAGGGCTGGGCAGAGTCCCAGTCAATGCACGCGTTCCTGTCGGTGGGTAAGGCCTCCTGTGAGCCACCGATTTTCTTGGAGCTCAGTTATTATGGAACTTCAGCCGAAGATCGACCGATTGTACTAGTGGGACAAGGTATCACTTACGACTGTGGTGGTCTTTGCTTAAAGAAGTTACAAGAGATGGTCCATATGCGTGGCGATATGACGGGCGCAGCGGTGGTGGTAGCTGCATGTAGGGCTATTGCAGGTTTGCGTTTACCG GTGAATATCCGAGGTCTGATTCCACTTTGTGAAAACGTTATTGGCTGCAACTCCTTCCGACCTGGCGATTGCACAAAATCCATGAATGGAAAGTATATCGAAATTCAGGGCACAGACCATGAAGATGTGCTTGTGTTAGCCGATGCACTTTTATACGCTCAAAATTTCTGCCCCAAGTTCATAGTAGATATAGGAACCACCTCGGGTCAGATGCGACAAGCACTGGATGAAGCTGCATGCGGTATTTTCACAAACTCAGAAATTCTTTGGCAACAAATCAAACATGCCAGTATGCATACTGGTGATCGGGTGTGGCGACTACCCTTATGGAACTACTATTCGAAGTTAGTGACGCACAGTGACGCCACCGATGTGCAGAATTATGGAATTGGGCGCGGGGGTCGTCCATGCAAAGCAGCTGCCTTCTTGAGAGAGTTCGTTCCCTGTGGACAATGGATGCATATC GACGCTACTAACGTTATGGTGACCAATGGTAAGGCCTTCGAGTACATTCGCAAGGGCATGGCTGGGCGGCCAACTCGCACATTGATTGAGTTTATTGCACAAACCATTTGCAAGGATACAGCGCCAAAACTGAATCCCAAGAAATAG